A stretch of Fundicoccus culcitae DNA encodes these proteins:
- a CDS encoding diacylglycerol/lipid kinase family protein, with protein sequence MNNILLIANPGSGRGLAEDYAIRLGRLLRRAYQAKVQIYLTEKAGDAYHFAAKAHENQFDTVICLGGDGTVNETVNGIFENDELPTFGFLPLGTVNDYGRVLGFSMDPEEAIQQFKHVEIIQSDIAQINDQKFINVVAIGTISESVMKTDSQDKNRLGVLAYLKDGIPAFFQQKGLPLTITNDEGLPKDIFSSLILIGSTNSIAGIEDMVPNARYDDGLLHLIAVKGDTPLDMIRAALAGGDRTAESDSLYIASSASFNIEVQKAYLSEIDEVLTNVDGDEGPALPIQLKILPQALNVIKPK encoded by the coding sequence ATGAATAACATACTTTTAATTGCTAATCCAGGATCCGGTCGCGGTTTAGCGGAAGACTATGCGATTCGTTTAGGTAGATTATTACGCCGAGCGTATCAAGCCAAAGTTCAGATTTATTTAACTGAAAAGGCTGGTGACGCTTATCATTTTGCAGCAAAAGCACACGAAAACCAATTTGACACCGTAATTTGTCTAGGAGGGGACGGAACGGTTAACGAAACGGTCAATGGAATTTTTGAAAACGATGAATTGCCGACTTTTGGCTTTCTTCCTTTAGGAACGGTCAATGACTATGGACGCGTCCTAGGTTTTTCAATGGACCCGGAAGAAGCCATTCAACAATTTAAACATGTTGAAATTATTCAAAGCGATATTGCGCAAATCAATGATCAGAAATTTATTAATGTGGTAGCTATCGGCACCATTTCAGAGTCAGTGATGAAAACCGACTCACAAGATAAAAACCGTTTAGGCGTCCTAGCCTATTTAAAAGATGGCATCCCGGCTTTTTTCCAACAAAAAGGTCTGCCATTGACAATTACGAATGACGAAGGGCTTCCTAAAGATATTTTTTCCAGTTTAATATTAATTGGCTCGACTAATTCGATTGCAGGAATAGAAGACATGGTACCTAACGCTCGCTATGATGATGGGTTATTGCATTTAATTGCTGTTAAAGGGGATACGCCTTTAGATATGATTCGAGCCGCTTTAGCAGGTGGGGATCGCACAGCTGAATCCGATTCACTGTATATAGCCTCCAGTGCCAGTTTCAATATTGAAGTTCAAAAAGCTTATCTTTCAGAAATTGATGAAGTATTAACCAACGTCGATGGAGACGAAGGTCCTGCTTTACCTATTCAATTAAAGATTTTACCTCAAGCCCTTAACGTGATAAAACCCAAATAA
- a CDS encoding transglycosylase domain-containing protein yields MAQDDHKKTQANKEQQAESNHYDVSFDYPTYADQKGHSDQLDTRKKTSESSNYHKWDNFYDDFKQKQRQQYLDSKHEKLDVASPSEEVESSVTSDVDVPKKHPDDGLAKHEQKTVKNTAQSQQTSQSPRGFTNLDKKNTKQDKVDQAETMSDSTTNQPNKASQPSPKMTQKTSVMLDRSIRHARTLFNSLNEENQAPAYNPYKSDVVDDYLKRKEDASNRARKKREEQQKQRLDDFIQQSSSLDKHYQKNKVVQEKNKQVVAETPEITTVKQTELTKEKDLSPVLQDKSMDEKVPQKVTQEVPQEVTEEVTKTVWEEENKPTHAAVEKQPATASTQQTDLPSPDDIAKERERRRKERIAQLENIHSDEELKQTYRPNYADKYTQPTDEKQKKVKTKPIRPAKNTLKQDQDTLLKPDTAVQETVELTATVAAVEHNEPEKDNHATTKIISRKALTRKGKLTDNTVYLDTTELKDALSASTKDFSRLASNQISQTLATDNEAKDLTINESQAVGKTKSFKLWPFKGRSHKTSETVNTQEQTQAIVPTDENDPLVELSSFNPADSTAIDVTPKDEATKSVETPDEIVAATETDKGSSPKVLSYTEVEPILIEEHTDSRSSKKAEQKQKRKNKYSLAGLNVKEKSIFGFNVFFNVVKRLAIYLIILVIFGGVAAVGAATGYFAYLVSETTPPTEAEMAADIHRLEQQSVLYYGNGEPIASIRSDVVRTAVALEDVSPYIIDGLIATEDEYFYEHPGVMPKAIIRAALQEVISPGTGTGGSTITQQLVKQQMLSNDVTFFRKANEILLALRLENYFDKDEILAAYLNVSPFGRNNNGDNVAGIDKASEGIFGVNPDEVNLPQAAFLIGLPQDPYTYTPYDQYGTIREDLQPGIDRMQEVLYRMYRDQKISQAEYEEAITYDITQDFLPTEPREEERQSYLYQAIMNGAIEQLMHLNVQADGAVWDDVNADVERYNEYYTQAEEQLRIGGYRVYGTIDREIYDQLQISAQEYINDVAVSYDGVYEDPETGEQFYYVEDIQNGLVVIENQTGRVLGFVAGTDYENNQIDHAFGMHRSPGSTIKPLAVYGPAIQHNIINPASIIPDTTYVQTFEDGTSWAPTNYGSVVSGDYLTARTALYRSDNIPAVRIYEQLLNQDIPVIDYLERMGFDTVDSYTAEDTSYLAFSLGGVTTGPTVFEQTRAFTTFANNGQYVDGYYIERIEDSYGNIVYQHDNEPVEVFSEDSNYLMIDMLRDTNVEGTGRTAGEQMTMAGDWIAKSGISENSKDVWYIASTPTITIGSWLGYDSRFYDYTIDVNDGYDRESVRSQRYWARVVNDLYALRPEIFGVEQTFQQPDSVQEQTILSRTGTLPGSITVGGVSINISQPVTTDLFKLSNPASNLSYNFMVGGNDETHAAFWNTYVAEERERQRQESIQRQQNANSSSSSNNGESSSVDETTESQDETNTDTPSESQDENANP; encoded by the coding sequence ATGGCGCAAGACGATCATAAGAAGACACAAGCCAACAAAGAACAACAAGCAGAATCTAATCATTATGATGTCTCATTTGATTATCCAACCTATGCTGATCAAAAAGGTCATTCAGACCAGCTTGACACTCGTAAAAAAACTAGTGAATCTTCGAATTATCACAAATGGGATAATTTTTATGATGATTTTAAACAGAAACAGCGTCAGCAATACTTAGATTCTAAACATGAGAAATTGGATGTTGCCTCTCCATCTGAAGAAGTTGAATCCTCAGTCACCTCAGATGTTGACGTACCGAAAAAACATCCTGACGATGGTTTAGCTAAACACGAACAAAAAACGGTAAAAAATACGGCACAGTCACAACAAACGTCCCAATCACCGAGGGGATTTACTAATTTAGATAAAAAGAATACTAAGCAAGATAAAGTTGATCAGGCTGAAACTATGTCTGATTCAACAACCAATCAACCCAACAAAGCCAGTCAACCATCACCAAAAATGACACAAAAAACGTCGGTTATGTTAGATCGCTCTATTCGGCATGCACGGACTTTGTTTAATTCTTTGAATGAAGAAAACCAGGCACCGGCCTACAACCCCTATAAAAGCGATGTTGTTGATGATTATTTGAAACGAAAAGAAGATGCCTCTAATCGTGCGCGCAAAAAACGCGAAGAGCAACAAAAACAACGTTTAGATGACTTTATTCAACAAAGTAGTAGCTTGGATAAACATTATCAGAAGAATAAGGTTGTCCAAGAGAAAAACAAGCAAGTTGTAGCTGAAACGCCTGAAATAACTACGGTGAAACAAACAGAACTAACGAAAGAAAAAGACCTAAGTCCTGTTTTGCAAGACAAGTCGATGGATGAGAAAGTTCCTCAGAAAGTAACGCAGGAAGTTCCTCAGGAAGTGACTGAGGAAGTGACTAAAACGGTATGGGAAGAAGAAAATAAACCGACGCATGCAGCCGTTGAAAAACAACCAGCTACAGCATCGACTCAACAAACAGACTTACCTTCCCCCGATGACATTGCAAAAGAACGTGAGCGTCGACGAAAAGAACGTATTGCACAGCTAGAAAATATACATTCGGATGAGGAGCTTAAGCAAACCTACCGGCCAAATTATGCTGATAAATATACGCAACCCACAGATGAGAAACAGAAAAAAGTCAAAACCAAGCCAATTAGACCAGCTAAAAACACCCTTAAACAAGATCAAGATACGCTTCTAAAACCTGATACAGCGGTTCAAGAAACGGTCGAACTGACGGCAACTGTAGCTGCTGTTGAGCACAATGAGCCAGAAAAAGATAATCACGCAACAACTAAGATTATTTCGCGTAAAGCACTGACGCGTAAAGGGAAATTAACTGATAATACGGTCTATTTAGATACGACCGAGTTAAAAGATGCACTATCTGCTTCAACAAAGGATTTTTCACGATTAGCAAGTAACCAAATATCGCAAACCTTAGCAACTGATAATGAAGCTAAGGACCTTACGATCAATGAATCTCAAGCCGTTGGTAAAACTAAATCATTTAAACTTTGGCCTTTTAAAGGTCGGTCGCATAAAACGAGTGAAACAGTTAACACGCAAGAACAAACGCAAGCGATTGTTCCAACAGATGAAAACGATCCTTTGGTTGAGCTTAGTTCATTCAATCCCGCTGATTCCACAGCTATTGATGTCACGCCCAAAGACGAGGCAACAAAGAGTGTTGAAACACCGGATGAAATAGTTGCAGCTACTGAAACTGACAAGGGTAGTTCGCCTAAGGTGCTAAGCTACACCGAAGTTGAACCTATTTTGATAGAAGAGCACACGGACTCGCGTTCAAGTAAAAAAGCTGAACAAAAACAAAAACGCAAAAATAAATACTCTTTAGCTGGTTTGAATGTAAAAGAGAAGTCTATTTTTGGTTTTAATGTCTTTTTCAATGTCGTTAAACGTTTGGCTATCTATCTAATCATCTTGGTTATATTTGGTGGTGTAGCTGCTGTAGGGGCAGCAACAGGTTACTTTGCTTACTTAGTATCAGAAACTACCCCGCCAACTGAAGCTGAAATGGCAGCTGATATCCATCGCCTTGAGCAACAAAGTGTCCTTTATTATGGAAACGGTGAACCCATAGCGAGTATCCGTTCAGATGTTGTTCGTACGGCAGTCGCGCTGGAAGATGTCTCACCTTATATCATTGATGGCTTGATTGCAACGGAAGATGAGTATTTTTATGAGCATCCTGGTGTTATGCCAAAAGCAATTATCCGTGCTGCTTTACAAGAAGTCATTTCACCTGGTACTGGAACGGGTGGTTCAACGATTACACAACAATTAGTGAAACAACAAATGTTAAGTAACGATGTGACTTTTTTCCGTAAAGCCAACGAAATTCTCTTAGCATTACGTTTAGAAAATTATTTTGACAAAGATGAAATCTTAGCAGCCTATTTAAATGTTTCACCTTTTGGTCGGAATAACAATGGCGATAATGTCGCAGGCATTGATAAAGCTTCAGAAGGTATTTTTGGAGTTAATCCAGATGAAGTTAATTTACCACAAGCTGCCTTTTTGATCGGCCTACCACAAGATCCCTATACGTATACGCCTTATGATCAATACGGGACTATTAGAGAGGATTTACAACCGGGTATTGATCGGATGCAAGAAGTCTTGTACCGTATGTACCGCGATCAAAAGATTAGTCAGGCAGAATATGAAGAAGCAATAACTTATGATATTACGCAAGACTTCTTACCAACGGAACCACGTGAAGAGGAACGTCAATCCTATCTATACCAAGCTATTATGAACGGTGCTATCGAACAATTAATGCATTTAAATGTTCAAGCCGATGGAGCTGTTTGGGATGACGTTAATGCAGATGTGGAACGTTACAATGAGTACTATACGCAAGCAGAGGAACAATTACGCATTGGTGGTTATCGTGTTTATGGTACGATTGACCGAGAAATATATGATCAATTACAGATATCCGCACAAGAGTATATTAACGATGTGGCTGTCAGCTATGATGGAGTCTATGAAGATCCTGAAACTGGCGAACAATTCTATTATGTTGAAGATATTCAAAACGGCTTAGTCGTGATAGAAAATCAAACTGGACGTGTACTTGGCTTCGTTGCGGGGACAGATTATGAAAATAATCAAATAGACCATGCCTTTGGTATGCATCGATCACCAGGTTCAACCATTAAACCGTTGGCGGTTTATGGACCGGCGATCCAACATAATATTATCAATCCAGCATCTATTATCCCGGATACAACCTATGTACAAACCTTCGAGGATGGGACCTCTTGGGCACCAACGAATTATGGTTCGGTTGTTAGTGGTGACTATTTAACGGCTCGTACCGCTTTGTATCGCTCAGATAACATTCCAGCCGTACGTATATACGAGCAATTGTTGAATCAAGATATTCCTGTCATTGATTATTTAGAACGAATGGGCTTTGATACAGTTGATTCATATACTGCAGAAGATACCTCTTACCTTGCTTTTTCGCTAGGTGGTGTAACGACAGGCCCAACCGTTTTTGAACAAACAAGAGCTTTTACAACTTTTGCGAATAATGGTCAATACGTTGACGGTTATTACATTGAACGGATTGAAGATTCATATGGCAACATTGTTTATCAACATGACAATGAGCCGGTTGAAGTTTTTAGTGAAGATTCGAATTATTTAATGATTGATATGCTCCGTGACACCAATGTTGAAGGTACCGGCCGAACTGCCGGTGAACAAATGACGATGGCTGGTGACTGGATTGCTAAATCAGGTATTAGTGAGAATTCAAAAGATGTATGGTATATCGCTTCTACCCCAACCATTACCATTGGATCTTGGTTAGGTTATGATAGTCGTTTTTACGACTATACCATTGATGTAAATGATGGTTATGATCGCGAAAGTGTTAGGAGTCAACGTTATTGGGCACGTGTGGTCAATGATCTCTATGCACTGCGACCTGAAATTTTTGGTGTTGAGCAAACATTCCAACAACCCGATTCAGTTCAAGAACAAACCATTCTAAGTCGCACGGGAACTTTACCTGGTTCGATTACGGTAGGTGGTGTCTCCATTAATATCTCGCAACCAGTAACGACTGATTTATTCAAGCTTTCAAACCCTGCTTCTAATCTTTCATATAATTTTATGGTGGGAGGCAATGATGAAACGCACGCCGCTTTTTGGAATACCTATGTTGCTGAAGAGCGCGAGCGGCAAAGACAGGAATCCATTCAACGTCAACAAAATGCTAATAGTAGTAGCAGTAGTAATAATGGGGAAAGCTCATCAGTTGATGAAACCACCGAATCACAAGATGAAACAAATACCGATACACCTAGTGAATCGCAAGATGAAAATGCTAATCCCTAG
- a CDS encoding Y-family DNA polymerase, with translation MLDYTQFPRRSILCVDSKSFFASVECAERGYNPMTKELVVMSRGDSQGGLVLAASPAVKAKYGIKTGSRRFQFPRQHQIEIVPPRMGLYIQRNRQINAIFKRYVAETDIHTYSIDESFLDVSFSHALFGSSYQIARQIQDEIWQSYGIPSCVGIGDNMLLAKLALDNRAKLAPPYIAYWSYERVPQTVWKIEKLSDFRGIGSRMEKRLNHIGIYSIYSLAQTSVDKLKKYFGVIGEELYYHANGVDLSTIQNKYQPKSNSLSLNQVLERNYHLQNEIEIVILEMVDQLSTRLRKHEQMAEQISLSIGHAEEALFQNFSHQTKIYATDQRTELKRLFIQLFRKYYQGGPVRVIGVAVAKLVPKQAMQLNLFEDPGVIENREQLDLIIDAIRDTYGYSSLIYANSLQHGSTAIERSKLIGGHHA, from the coding sequence GTGTTAGATTATACGCAATTTCCTAGACGCTCCATCCTTTGCGTTGATAGTAAGTCTTTTTTTGCAAGTGTGGAGTGTGCGGAACGCGGATATAATCCTATGACCAAAGAATTGGTTGTGATGTCACGGGGAGACTCTCAAGGTGGGCTGGTGTTAGCGGCTTCGCCTGCAGTAAAAGCTAAGTATGGGATAAAAACGGGTAGTCGTCGCTTTCAATTTCCGCGCCAGCATCAAATTGAAATTGTTCCGCCGCGAATGGGATTATATATTCAACGAAATCGTCAAATTAACGCTATTTTTAAGCGTTATGTAGCCGAAACAGACATACATACCTATAGCATTGATGAAAGCTTTCTAGACGTCAGTTTTAGCCATGCTTTGTTTGGCAGTAGTTATCAAATTGCCCGTCAAATTCAAGATGAGATTTGGCAAAGTTATGGCATTCCTAGTTGTGTGGGGATAGGGGATAATATGTTGTTAGCTAAATTAGCTTTGGATAATCGTGCCAAACTCGCGCCACCTTATATTGCTTATTGGTCGTATGAGCGAGTTCCTCAAACGGTCTGGAAGATTGAAAAGTTGAGTGATTTCCGGGGCATTGGCTCGCGGATGGAGAAACGTTTAAATCACATCGGTATTTATTCAATTTACAGTCTGGCTCAAACGAGTGTTGATAAACTCAAAAAATATTTTGGCGTCATAGGTGAAGAGTTATACTACCATGCCAATGGGGTCGATTTAAGTACGATTCAAAATAAATATCAACCTAAAAGCAATTCCTTGTCTTTAAACCAAGTGTTGGAACGGAACTATCATTTACAAAATGAAATTGAAATAGTTATTTTAGAAATGGTTGATCAGCTATCAACCCGTTTACGCAAACATGAGCAGATGGCCGAACAAATTAGTTTATCCATTGGTCACGCTGAAGAAGCTTTATTTCAAAATTTCTCGCATCAAACGAAGATTTATGCGACCGATCAACGCACCGAATTAAAAAGGCTATTTATTCAATTATTCCGCAAATATTATCAAGGTGGGCCCGTCCGTGTTATTGGTGTGGCTGTTGCTAAGTTAGTTCCTAAACAAGCGATGCAGTTAAATCTATTCGAGGATCCGGGGGTTATAGAAAATCGTGAGCAGTTGGATTTAATTATTGATGCCATCCGCGATACCTATGGCTATAGTAGTCTAATTTATGCCAATAGTCTTCAGCATGGGTCGACAGCGATTGAACGTTCAAAACTGATTGGTGGACATCATGCGTAA
- a CDS encoding glucose-6-phosphate isomerase, producing the protein MGHIQFDYSKATSFFSEHEMDQLQPYVELADTLLRNQTGAGGEFTDWVEWPIEYDKEEFQAIKTAAEKIKNDSEVLVVIGIGGSYLGARAAIEFLNDSFYNIKAGKKGQPQVLFAGNNISSTYLYDLLDLIGDRDFSINIISKSGTTTEPAIAFRVFKDKLIKKYGEDEAKKRIYATTDKARGALKDEANKEGYQTFVIPDGIGGRFTVLTAVGLLPIAVSGGDIDQLMQGAADASKEYHSADLKTNEAYQYAVIRNILHRKGKDIELLVNYEPSLQYFSEWWKQLYGESEGKDYKGIFPASANFSTDLHSIGQTIQAGKRNLFETVIKVENPRHEVTIPTQESDLDGLGYLEGQSLDFVNTKAYQGTLLAHTDGQVPNLLVTIPSLDAYTLGHLIYFFEIAVAISGYLNGVNPFDQPGVEAYKKNMFALLGKPGFEDLAKELQERL; encoded by the coding sequence ATGGGACATATACAATTTGATTACAGCAAAGCTACTTCGTTCTTTTCAGAACATGAAATGGATCAATTACAACCATATGTTGAATTAGCTGATACCTTATTGAGAAATCAAACAGGTGCAGGTGGCGAATTTACTGATTGGGTGGAATGGCCGATAGAATATGATAAAGAAGAGTTTCAAGCTATTAAAACCGCTGCTGAAAAAATTAAAAATGATTCAGAAGTTTTAGTTGTTATTGGGATTGGGGGTTCTTACTTAGGTGCACGTGCAGCTATCGAGTTTCTAAATGACTCTTTTTACAATATTAAAGCGGGGAAAAAAGGTCAACCACAAGTACTATTTGCTGGGAATAACATTAGTTCAACTTATTTATACGATCTACTTGATTTAATAGGGGACCGCGACTTCTCAATAAATATCATTTCTAAATCAGGAACAACCACTGAACCTGCGATTGCTTTTCGCGTATTTAAAGATAAATTAATTAAAAAATACGGTGAAGATGAAGCTAAAAAACGCATTTATGCTACAACGGATAAAGCTAGAGGTGCTCTAAAAGACGAAGCCAACAAAGAAGGCTACCAAACTTTTGTTATTCCTGATGGAATTGGTGGACGTTTTACAGTGCTTACGGCAGTGGGATTACTACCTATAGCTGTTTCAGGTGGCGATATTGATCAATTGATGCAAGGAGCTGCTGATGCTTCCAAAGAATATCATTCAGCAGACTTAAAAACGAATGAAGCCTATCAATATGCGGTTATTCGTAATATTTTACACCGTAAAGGCAAAGATATTGAGTTGCTTGTAAACTATGAACCATCTTTACAATACTTTAGTGAATGGTGGAAACAATTATATGGTGAGTCTGAAGGAAAAGACTATAAAGGCATTTTCCCAGCAAGTGCAAACTTCTCCACTGATTTGCACTCAATCGGTCAAACAATCCAAGCTGGTAAACGTAATTTGTTTGAAACAGTAATTAAAGTTGAAAATCCTCGCCATGAAGTAACCATCCCGACTCAAGAAAGTGATTTAGATGGTTTAGGTTATTTAGAAGGACAATCATTAGATTTTGTTAATACTAAAGCTTATCAAGGCACGTTATTAGCGCATACTGATGGTCAAGTACCTAATCTATTAGTAACCATTCCTTCATTAGATGCTTATACTTTAGGCCATTTAATCTATTTCTTTGAAATTGCAGTAGCAATCTCTGGATATTTAAATGGCGTTAATCCATTTGATCAACCAGGTGTAGAAGCATATAAAAAGAATATGTTTGCTTTATTAGGTAAACCAGGCTTTGAAGACTTAGCTAAAGAATTACAAGAACGTTTATAA
- a CDS encoding peptidylprolyl isomerase, protein MTDFPQLKLDNYSSTVIMHTNKGDIELVLFPEHAPKTVANFIELAKKDYYNRVIFHRVIKDFMIQGGDPTGTGMGGESIYGDSFEDEFSKELFNINGALSMANAGPNTNGSQFFIVTAPNVPEQMIGQMEDAAFPEAIIDAYKSNGGTPWLDHRHTVFGHVKNGMDIVDSINRVQTGSQDKPLEDVIIESIEII, encoded by the coding sequence ATGACAGATTTTCCACAATTAAAATTAGACAACTATTCGTCTACCGTAATTATGCATACCAATAAAGGGGACATTGAATTAGTCTTGTTTCCAGAACATGCACCAAAAACAGTAGCGAATTTTATCGAATTAGCTAAAAAAGACTATTATAATAGGGTGATATTTCACCGTGTCATTAAAGATTTTATGATTCAAGGTGGCGACCCCACAGGTACGGGTATGGGTGGCGAGAGTATTTATGGCGATTCATTTGAAGATGAATTTTCAAAGGAATTATTTAATATTAATGGCGCATTATCAATGGCAAACGCTGGCCCAAATACCAACGGCAGTCAATTTTTTATTGTTACGGCACCTAATGTTCCCGAGCAAATGATTGGTCAAATGGAAGATGCAGCATTCCCTGAAGCAATTATTGATGCCTATAAGTCAAATGGTGGAACACCATGGTTAGACCATCGTCACACAGTATTTGGACATGTTAAAAACGGCATGGATATCGTTGACAGTATTAATCGTGTTCAAACGGGTAGCCAAGACAAACCTCTTGAAGATGTTATAATTGAATCAATTGAAATTATTTAA
- a CDS encoding divergent PAP2 family protein, with protein sequence MNLPLVTSFIAIFFTQVIKYPIAYFTKSKNVSIDLVTSTGGMPSSHSAAVSSLITALILEYGFSSPYVAIATVFGVIVMFDSMGVRRQSGEQGIVLDIIARHLIANESIHKEAKADASNPSAHPLAKDYSLEDYEKMIVNKYLGHKPTEVIVGVITGSVVAVVVRSAVTLFME encoded by the coding sequence ATGAACCTTCCTTTAGTAACTTCATTTATAGCAATTTTTTTTACTCAAGTCATCAAATATCCAATTGCCTATTTTACCAAAAGTAAAAACGTCAGTATCGACCTAGTTACCTCTACAGGTGGTATGCCTAGTTCTCATTCGGCTGCTGTTAGTAGTTTAATTACAGCATTGATTTTAGAGTACGGCTTCTCCTCACCTTACGTTGCGATCGCTACTGTATTTGGAGTAATTGTTATGTTTGATTCCATGGGTGTGCGCCGCCAAAGCGGAGAACAAGGGATTGTGTTAGACATCATTGCAAGACATCTCATTGCTAACGAATCCATTCATAAAGAAGCTAAAGCTGATGCAAGTAATCCAAGTGCTCATCCATTGGCAAAAGATTATTCATTGGAAGATTATGAAAAGATGATCGTTAATAAATATCTTGGGCATAAACCGACAGAAGTTATTGTTGGAGTGATTACAGGTTCAGTAGTTGCTGTAGTAGTTAGAAGTGCAGTAACTTTATTTATGGAATAG
- a CDS encoding DUF2187 family protein yields the protein MDVKVTASTRTIIEQELRRGTSKSRIANILEVDYAQGLDMIEKVKESIRPDIGDKITFTFRNSQMKGIITKLLSNSAVVDIYWEESDLLMKDICEDKTIVNFKDIKSFVNLPPQKEDEDLRFDE from the coding sequence ATGGACGTTAAGGTAACAGCATCTACTCGTACGATTATTGAGCAGGAGTTGCGCCGAGGCACGAGTAAGTCACGTATTGCGAATATTCTTGAAGTGGATTACGCTCAAGGATTGGACATGATTGAAAAAGTGAAGGAATCTATTCGACCGGATATTGGTGATAAGATTACTTTTACATTTCGAAACAGTCAAATGAAGGGGATTATTACTAAATTACTAAGTAATAGTGCTGTCGTCGATATCTATTGGGAAGAATCAGATTTATTAATGAAAGACATCTGTGAAGATAAAACAATTGTGAATTTCAAAGACATAAAAAGTTTTGTGAATTTGCCGCCTCAAAAAGAAGATGAGGACTTACGTTTTGATGAGTAA
- the trhO gene encoding oxygen-dependent tRNA uridine(34) hydroxylase TrhO encodes MEKKFRVLLFYKYQTIDDVESFVAEHLAFCKSIGLKGRVLVGTEGINGTVSGTIDQTNQYKDFVHSLAGFEDLWFKEDEADTYAHKKMFVRPREEIVALNLDDDINPLELTGKYLNPTEFRDAITSDDTIVLDTRNDYEYDLGHFKGAIRPDIRNFRELPQWVRDNKEQFMDKKVVVYCTGGVRCEKFSGWMIREGFSDVAQLHGGIDTYGKDPDVRGDLWEGKMYVFDERIAVDINHVNPTIVGKDWYDGTPCERYVNCANPECNEQILASPENEAKYVRGCSAECRRHPRNRYVAENNLSTQEWESRLNAIGESLSVSDIA; translated from the coding sequence TTGGAGAAAAAATTTCGTGTATTATTATTTTATAAATACCAAACGATTGATGATGTAGAAAGTTTTGTAGCTGAACATTTAGCTTTCTGTAAATCTATTGGTTTAAAAGGTCGTGTATTGGTTGGAACAGAAGGAATTAATGGGACGGTTTCAGGTACCATTGATCAAACGAATCAATATAAAGACTTTGTTCATTCGTTAGCAGGCTTTGAAGATTTATGGTTTAAAGAAGATGAAGCCGATACGTATGCGCACAAAAAGATGTTTGTTCGTCCCCGAGAAGAAATTGTTGCTTTAAATCTAGACGATGATATTAACCCGCTTGAATTAACCGGTAAATATTTAAACCCAACCGAGTTTCGGGATGCCATAACAAGCGATGATACAATTGTGTTGGATACTCGCAATGATTATGAGTATGATTTAGGTCACTTTAAAGGGGCTATCCGTCCTGATATTCGCAATTTCCGTGAATTGCCTCAATGGGTACGTGATAATAAAGAACAATTTATGGATAAAAAAGTTGTTGTCTATTGCACAGGGGGTGTTCGTTGTGAAAAATTCTCTGGTTGGATGATTCGCGAAGGCTTTTCAGATGTTGCTCAATTACATGGTGGGATTGATACTTATGGAAAAGATCCTGATGTTCGAGGCGATTTATGGGAAGGTAAAATGTATGTCTTTGACGAGCGTATTGCGGTTGATATTAATCATGTTAATCCAACCATTGTTGGAAAAGATTGGTATGATGGAACACCTTGTGAACGTTATGTAAATTGTGCTAATCCTGAATGTAACGAACAAATCCTTGCTTCCCCAGAAAATGAAGCAAAATACGTTAGAGGTTGTTCGGCCGAATGTCGTCGACACCCACGTAATCGTTATGTTGCCGAAAATAATCTTTCGACACAAGAATGGGAAAGCAGATTAAACGCCATCGGCGAATCCCTATCGGTTAGTGACATAGCTTAA
- a CDS encoding CvfD/Ygs/GSP13 family RNA-binding post-transcriptional regulator — MKETFSIGDIVVGEVTGIQNYGVFVKLSDDEQGLIHISECKHGYMTNLDGFIELGQKVKVMIVDIDEYTKKISLSIRALMKLNDPPHAARIKKNRRKNLPNIGFTSIKKQLPNWIDEALEAIETDRYNQKNTI, encoded by the coding sequence ATGAAAGAAACTTTTTCAATTGGAGATATTGTTGTTGGGGAAGTGACTGGAATCCAAAATTATGGTGTATTTGTAAAATTGTCAGATGATGAACAAGGACTCATACATATTTCAGAATGCAAACATGGATATATGACTAATTTAGATGGATTTATTGAACTAGGTCAAAAGGTAAAAGTAATGATCGTAGACATTGATGAATACACAAAAAAAATTAGTTTATCCATACGCGCTCTAATGAAATTAAATGATCCACCTCATGCAGCACGAATCAAAAAGAATCGTAGAAAAAATTTACCAAACATTGGATTCACTAGTATAAAAAAACAATTGCCTAATTGGATTGATGAAGCTTTAGAAGCAATTGAAACCGATCGATATAATCAAAAAAATACGATTTAA